CAGCACTTAAGGCATAGCACTCGAGATGTTCTCTGACAGTCCCCAAAGCGGCACCTgcccccttctccctccccaAGCTGCTCTGGCCAGTGGCCCGAACCATCGTACCGCGTGGCTGCATCCGGCAGAGGACATTCCTCCACCGTGGTGGGTTTGGGGGTTTGACTTGTTGAGTGTGTTTTCTCTacagggggttgggggggaacAGAGTCCTGCGTATCAGAGCCACTGGAGAGGATTAAAGCCTTGGACACCTCCAGTCTGAAGGCCATGAGAGTCAAGGGTGCAGAAGGTGCCTTGTGATCCTGTCTATACAGGAGCCAGGAGTTGACCAAAGCCAGGTCCGTTAGGTACCAGAGCACCGCTTGAGGCCAGCAGGTTGGGGCCGAGGCAGTGAGGGGAATAGGGTAAAGGTTTCGCAAATCTCTGTTGAGAAGAGCCGACATCTGGGCCTTCTCAAAGTTGTCGGTGAGAGAAGCCATGCTCCTCTGGCCATTCCCCGCAGTAGAAAGGATAAAGCCGCAGTGCGATCTGCGTAACATCAGCTTCCCGTCAGAGCTCACAAACTCATCCCCGATCTGTCCTCGTGCTCCCCCCACCCTGCCTGCACCATGAACTCCAGCTACCAGCAGGCGTTCCAGCAATGCTGGGGTGGAGAGTTCCTGTTTGCAAAGAAACACCATACTTCCTTTGGGGACCATTTTTTCTACAGCATCTTCTTTGTCTGAGAGATTCAATTTAAAATCCACATGCAGGAGTAAACCCCCAAATCCAACTAATGTAGTGCAGTAGAGAGACACTTTGTAGTTGTGCAGCTTCCCATTCAAAGGAAGTAGATATTGGTCAACTGCATAATCACCGTCTCTTCTCAGGGACTGGCACCCTGCTTTGAAGCGGCTCAGTAATGGCTGAACCTTCCACATCGGATCAGTCTTTGTTTCGGAAGTGTTCGgatcatttgttttgtcaagtTGGCTTTCCCCGTCACTTTGCTGAGAAATTACACATTGACTGCTTGGCAGAGTTTTGACTTGCTGTCCATTTAGAAAGTCGACATCGTGCCGTTCTTCCTGAATAATACTGTTGACTGGATCTTTTGCAGCAGATGCAAACTTCAACCTGCAAGTCAGCTCGAGGAAACGTGAAAGTGGCATGGCGTCAGCAACTAAGGGAACCTTTGTCAAGTCCTCCCAGTAGAGCCTTGGACTGGggaactgaaaagaaaagagaccaaatatttaaaaaatgttggcGACATTGAATATATAGAAAGCTCGGGTAAGCAAGcctggaaaagctagcaagTGCAAACGACCCTTTAAATATACAACCCATTTGTAAacctcccatcagccctcttACCACatctttaactttaaaatacaCAAGCGTGCACTGCCTGACAACTGCAGGAAGCCCACTTCTGTGACCCGCTCGCTAACTTCTGCTCTTTGTCTGATTTTGAttggtgtgtgtttctttggcTTGAGATGACTATGTTCATGCAGAGTGAGAGCATTGGCAGGATGCACGCAGGCAAGCACATCAGTTAGTGGCAGACAGCTACGCTAGCTAGTCAGGTTTACTCCAGTCCTGCGAGGgccacagacacatgcaggcttttttcatttatttttaaaacaacttcCTTTATTGATGGCTATCAAGATGTGAAGAGGAtctcaacaaataagataaaaggATGTTTTAGAAAAAACTTTAACAACCCTTCCTTTACCAGAGTCAATCAATAATTAAAGAAGCATTTCAAATAGTAGGACAAACCTTCAAAGTTCCCATTGCAACGTGGATCCCAACGAACTGTGCAACCTCTCTGGCTGTGACGGGGTTCGACATGCTGGATAGTTTATTTGTGCAATTGGCAATTTCTTTCCAGGTATCCCAACCGAAATATTTGGAGAAGTAATCAATAGGCTCCCTGTTCCTGTTTTCATCTCCTGGTGCAAGGAGTTGGTTTGTTGACAAActgtggaggaaaaagaaaaaacaccctgaacaaACAGGAGAGCACCACACACAGATAACATATAATGGATTTGCAATGACTACGTAACTGCCAACTTTTTTTCAACATATTAATATCTACAACCCAGAGTTTGCCCATGACTGTAACAGTTAAGACAAACTTGAATGAGAATTCATTCAAATTTTGCACAGTTTGACAGTCAACATGTTTAAGCAGTGTTCTGTGAAGGCCTGTGAATACTGTACCGTAGAGATGTTTGATCTTTGGTCTTGTTCTTGTCAAAATAAGCCATCACTTCAGCTTCAGAGTCAAGCTGAGGCTCAGACAGTTCACctcgctcctcttcatcagagcTCCGGAGGAGAAAGTCACGGAAGTCTGGCGGATGAGGCCACTCAGCATCTGCCTCTGCTGAGAGAATGGTTACTTTACAGAGACTTCAATGTTCAGCAATTTTTGAGAAATAGCTCATTTATAAAGCTATTAcaattgtttgtgttattttaaacaaaaaacaaaccatgTCCATGTGTGAAGTCGTCGACCCCTGGTTCTGACAACAGCCCTCTCACTCCTATCTCCTGGTAGTCTTGTGTGGCGTGGCTCCCTTCATCTGTTGTTAGCAAGGGGCATTTTTTAATAAAGGTTTTACTAAACTGTTCAATATACTGAGGATATATATCTAGAAATCACTCACATAAAGCAGGATCAGCACTTTGAAGCTCTGTCTGATGTGCAACACTCGATCCCTCCGATGTTAAACTCCCTCTGCTGGTCTGAGTGGCTCCCAGTAGaagctccctctcctcctctttaacaGGGTAGAAGATACACTGTTTGGGGTTGACCTCTGGTGTGATGCAACGGTTGTTTATTGTCTCCTCAGTCTGtatcactgaaaacacaaagtccAGGAGCATGATTCATCCATCTCCGACGAGGCAGAACGCACTGAATTTACCACCACATACGGCGATTGATTATCACCAAACTTCGGGAAAAACACCTATACCATGTAAGTTATATAATtctattgatgttttttttattatataatctatAGTGGAGTTATAAGAACAGGTCATGTCCATGCTGGACGGACCATTTCCGATGAATCCTCTCCCTACTCTCTCATCTTGTTTCCTGTCTCTATCaaataaaggcaaaaaaaattgaaaaaatcaGATTCCTGCAATATTTTTGAAATACTCAAACAGTATGTGCTCATACTTACATGGAGTTGCAGTGTTTTCATTGTCCACTGGCTCCACATTCCATCTGATACGTCTGCTGCCCTGTGAGGCCTGGGCCTCATTCAGCACGAggctgctctcctctttcaccagAACGGTCCTGATGTCACGATGGGGATGTTGCTGCACATTTAACCTCGGCCTATTCTGACTGGAGGGTTCAACCAGTATCGGGTCGGAGATATTCTCTTCAACCTTGATCTCCTGGCTCCCAGGCACTTGAAATACATTCGCATTGATGTTTTTCAAAccctggaaagaaaaaaaactaatttggtAAAATAGCAGTTCTTAATTCATTGTGAATGTACAGTGTTTGTTCATATCTAACCTGTCTCTGATTGCTCCTCCTCAGGCACGGCTCTTTGTCagcagtctctctctgtctggaggTGAGGAATTTCTCCAGTGTGACGCCTGGAGACTGGTCAACCTCCCGGTCATGTTCCTCTCCTTCATTCATTACTTCCTCCACACTCGTGGTCACAGACTCCAGCTCAAACACGACTTGCTCTTCAGGAGATTCCTCTAACGCAGGGGGCACGTGAGGCAAACACGcggcaggagcagcagcttttTCGGCCTCACATTCAGGATTTGTCCCTGGCTGCAAAGTCTTTGTGCCAGTCAAAACTTCATCATGAGTTTCTGAATCAGTGGTGATGGCATGTTTTTCATAAACGACCTGACATTCATCTTGTTCTTTCTCAGATTCTGTTCCTCTGACAGTATCCCCACCTAAAAACGTCTTAGTCATCATCCCCCTTTTTAGATGTCCCCTTCCTCGTCTCCTGCCCCTTGCAGCATTCTTTTTTGCAGCTCCTTTCCCTTCAACTTTTTTTCTCTGGACTAAaatgtcttcctcttcttccttgaTCTCCACTTGATGCGTGGAGCACGAAACTGTTTGCCAAGTTAAACACTTTTCCATTTGTGTTTCATCAGCTTGCCCAGGTGCTGTGGGTGTTTCAGTGCTCCCACTCTCAGAATTCCCCTTGGATTCATCTTGGGCAACACTTTCTTGTGACGAAGCTGGGTCGCTTTCATCTTTTTCATTCTGCTCCCCAACAGTGACCAAATCTACCTCGAGAAGTAAATCCTCCTTGACGTCTTCATCCACGTTAGCTTGAACTTCGGAGTCTCGGCTGGGATGCTGCGGCAagcctttttcttcctctgcttcatcTGATTCTAAAGGCGCCCCAATCTCAAAATCCTTTGTCCGAGTGGAGGCACTTAAACCGGATTCAGAAGGGAAATTTCTAGGCTTCTCACTGTTTTTCACTTGATCAGATAAAGAACAGTCATGTGGAGAGGTATGAAATTGAACATCTGCTCCTGTTTTACTACCACACTTCTCTCCATCGGCACTCATTTCAACATCTGAGGGAGGAACAGGTAAAGACGGGGATGGAATCAGAGCTGGAAAACAGACACTCCGCTCTCGGTCTTCTAAAGCCAACTCAGTCATCTCAGGCTCAGTATCCCAGTCTGCAGCTGCATTTTTCACCTCAACCATCGTATCACTCTGTTTGGGAAGCTGGTAAAGATCCATCCTGGAGACCCCTTCAAAGATGTTCCCATTGGTGTATGTGAGACTGGGACTCTCTACGGTATGCACCGTCGCCTTGTGCTTCTGAAGGGACGAGAGTTCACTGAATCTCTCCCCGCAGTCCTTACACTCTAGGGCACGTTTGGTACGAGAGGAAGTTATTACTCCCTCGGTTTCTACTTTCGAAGAGGCCTTGCGCTTCCTGGTGGTCTTTGGCTTGGTGGGTAGTGTCTCTGATGGTTGACGGGAAACCTGTAGTGAGGACAACAACGAAAGAgccttctgctttttttttggtcttcctcctttcttcttgttttctgcTGTGAGATTATCCGCCGACTCACTTGTTGGGTGCTTGTTGTCTTGACTCTGTTGGGACATTGTTTGGGCGTCATGAGCTGAATCCTCTTGGGTCTGACTTGATGCCTTTGATGGGTCTAACTTGTAAACTTTCAGCTGGGGTTGTTTGTGACCTTTCAGCAGAACAAGCGGGTCTTGTGTCGTGTGTGGTCCTTGTATTTCTGCTGAAGCTGTGTCTGTATTAACGTCTTCCTTTTTTgcctggtttttctttttcttcccatCCTTTGCTTTCTTGGGCTGATCTTTTCGCATTATTTtcgtttgttttttctttttaaaaataggcAAAGCAGCAGTTTTGTGTTCACTTGCGGGCATCACACCCTCCCTGGCTTGTTccttttgcttttttattttattttgtttcgtATGCTCTTTGATTTGCTGCGCCTGTGGTTCCTGGTTTAATGAAGGTGATTTTATTTCCGCTGTCGAAACCAAGTGTCCCTCTTCCCGCtctgtttttccctttcttccctTCTTCTGTGATGATGCTTTTTTTGGTGAGGGATTTGATGTTATCTGTTTTTCCCCTGTTGGCTGATCCTCCTGTGATGGCTTCTTCTGtttcttgattttcttttctttgctcgGTGGACCAAATTTAACAACaagatgagttttttttgttctttggcGTTTGGCAGGTTTAGCTTCAATTAATAAATCCTCCTTTCTTATGGATCTGAACTGTTCTTGTGTATATCCTTGAAAGATAAACGCCCTGGCGGGCTTTCTTTTCCGCACTTTAACTAGCTCTTGAGCCGACATTACATTAACAGGTAACTCTGAAATCTGTGGCAATTGGGATGGAACCATTTTTGGAGCAGATGCATCCTCAACTCCAGACATCGGTTCCTGACCCGTCTTGGTATCAACTAGCAATTTCTCAGATGATTCTTGTTCTAATGGCTCCTGCACAGGTTTTTCTTGCATCTCTTGTGGTGCACCTCCATCCATCACATTGTGGATTAGATCTAGACTTTCTGTCTGCACTAGTGACTTTGCATGTTCTTTGATGTTTCCTTGAGGCTCACTTGGGGTTTCTGTAAGTGTATCTGATTGAACAAAAGGGCAGGTAGTGACATCCTGTTGCTCTGTTTGAAAAGGTGTCAGCTCCAACTCAACAGTTGACATAAATGTTGGGACTAAGGGGCCGGCCTCCTGCTCATCTATCACAGTCTGACCTGGAATCTTCTCCAGTTCAGTGGTTGGcacaagagaggaagaagggattTCTTCTGTTGGCAAAGATTTGGATTGTTCCAGCTCCACAGTTGGCATCAGAGCAGGAGTAAGTTCTAATATGAACGTTTGCTCAAGGTTTTGTTTGAGGTCAGAAAACTCATCCTGACAAACCATTTGATTCACTGGGTCAGATTGAAATGTATTAATCTCAGGCTGTTGAAGGATCTGATTCATCACCTCTCCCTCGGGTCTCTCCGTTTGTTCAGACTGAACAAATGTCAGCTCTATACTTTCACCTATGGTCATGTGGGAACCTAGTTCTGAGAAATTAGGGTTTTCCAATTGATCGTCCGGTGTAATAGGTTCCAGTATAATTGTTTGCTCCATTGGATCACATTGGTGGTTTAAAGTGTCCAGTTCAATTAGCTTTGATTCTGACTGTCCTATAAAATCGATTTGAGGGGGACTGACGTTTACTTGTTCTGCCAGATGTGATATTTGCTGCATTTCCAGTGGTGGGACATGAGACGGCACCTGCCCCAATATGACAACTTGGTTCACTTTCTGCACATTTCCTAAAGACTCAATCAATCTGCGAATCTGATCTGTGTCAATATTGGAATCAACTTTTTGCAGAGGTCCAATGGACTCCAGTTGTAATAGTCCTGGTTGGCAAATAGATATCGGAGTTATGATGGGTGTACCTAGCTTCCCTTGCTGCCCAGCTGGTGGTGCATTTCTGGGTGGAGCAGGCAACATATTGTGCTTACTTTTCATGTGATGTTGCCGTGTCTTGGTAGTCTTGAAAACTGCCTTGCATATGGGGCAACAATATCTTACTGTAGAGGCacctgaaaataataaaagaaaaaaggttgtaAGGTTTTGTTGTATACTAtgaaatgcaaaacacatttccagCACCCTTATAGTGTGTTCACCACAAATGTCCATTTACTGTGTTACACACGATTTACTAAGAAGATGGAATGGAAGATGTGAACTTAGAAAGAtctagagttcatgtctgaaaatggcttatgtAAGTTAAGCCTCACATTTACTAAGTATTTCTAAGTGCAACAATACAGAAAGGATGGGGATATCAAGAGCTTTGTAACAGTTAGGGAATCAGTAACGTTATAAGATTCATCCAGGGAAAGACTTGGATACTTGCGCTATATTTCATGGATCTATTCAATTGCTCCAAACCACTATGTGAACCTCATGTTTACACTGGAGGATTCATCCTTACCGAGAAATGTTTGTTGGACATTAACTGAAATCCCCAAATGTTGGGATATTTTAGTCTGGAACAAGGTGGTGGACTTGTAGTAGACCACAAAAAGTGTGTTGCCTTTTCAATGTGTAAAATGACAGgatatttttaatataaaatgttttctcaCCATCCTTTTTCTTCACTCGTGCCTTAGCTGCTTTAGCTGCGGCAAGGTGCTCATCCAGCTCCGCTCCCTCTGGCAGGTGTGACACCATATGTTTCTGCAGAGTTTTGGACATGGGGAAAGATTTGCCACATTCCTTGCAGACATACGGCTTTTCTCCAGTGTGTTTGCGTCGGTGATACTTGAGCAATGTAAACGTTTTGCAAGGTTTGCCACAGTCAGTGCAGGCATAGCCGTCCTGGCcaaaatgaatttttttatgAATGGTGAGCTCAGATGACTTTTTAAAGGCCACGCCGCAGATCTGACACTTGAAGGGTTTCTTCTCGATGTGGGCTTTCTGGTGAACCATGAGCTCTGTGGAGTTTGTGAAATGGCGGTCACAAACGTAACAGGCGAAAAGGGCGTTCCTTAGTATGCACTGCTCATATTCTGCTGGATGGCTCGTCTTCAGATGGCGCTCTTTGCTCTTGTGGTCACTGAAGATTATGTGGCACTCAATGCACTGCAGGGAGAGCTGTGATGCTGGAAGGAAACAGGAGACAGAGTTAAAAATGTGGCACACACAAGTACATGAAGTATAAGCATCTTCTATAGAACAAAAAATGCAATCCAACAGTAACAATATAGTGCTATATTTTCATTTACTGTCGCACACAGGAAGTCAGAATCTGTGCATTGGAgctttaaaaagggaaaaacagccAGGACCAAAACTGGATCTTAGGGCAGATACTAACTACAAATATatgagagtttaaaaaaaggataattATATTTTAGTGGATTGTTTTCAAAACGTATAACACAAAcatctttcatatttttgaTGAATTAAGATAAAAATGAGCAGGACATTTTTAGCGCTCTCTGGTGGTCCAAGAGATACAGTGCAGTATGTGCatataaatatatcagttaGAAGCTAATATtggtatactgtatatataggCAACATTATTAGTCTCTAACTTGCAGTGTTTTGTTTGGCTCCTGCGGAGCACCAGAAgctattcattcattcatttagtttAATACTACATATATACTACATGAAATAACACTGGATATTGTTTCCAGTGTAATTTTAAATAGCGTATTACAATAGTATTATTATAGTATTACAAAACAAGAGACAGGGTTTTAAAACAATGCGATCTTGTGAGTAAGTATTTACACTGTAAACAGTCAGTGTATAATCTTCACAGTGATGTTTGTGCAGTAGATATTTTAAAGTATGTAATATTGTATACTAAATCtaaaatcaatcaatataaTGCCGTAGAAATCACAATAACCCATTGGCAACTGAACAAAAATTAAAGATGCTGAAAAAATGTATCACAACatatttctctttgtgttgacagCATGTTGTACTGTAAACTGggattttttattaaaaactgaatCTCCAAACTAGTTAGTATAGCTGCTTTCAATTATGTACTGAACTCTTAAGTACTGAACTTTACCGTTGgcgctgtatgtgagaatgcaagttacattTTCAGGTACTAATTCTGCCAGCAACCCTCCTGAAATGTCATGTCTGATGAAGCCCATGTGAGAATGGAGCAGGAAAATTCACAGCGAGAAAGTGAACGCTTGGTGACAAAAATTGAAGAATACAATAACCTCAGGATAAAAAGAAGTGCCACACACGTAGAGGCAGACGAAGGTGTCAATTTGGCAAGACTTTTAGCAAAAAGGGCCAATGCCGgttttgatgtgctgtaaacaaaatcccTTTGATTTCCCTAGCAGAATTTATGTGTCatatcctgcctcctgcattcTCTACTCAGATGCCCCTCCACGCCTGAATGCTCTGCACATGTCTCTATTGTTGTTACTTTTGAGAGTGGCTGaccagagttcatgtctcaaAACGGCGTATGACTCCTGTACCTTTAGTCCAAAATTCAATGTCACAATCAAACACCAGGCAGATccgcacacatacagtacaaagTACTCACATGTAAGAGGCATGACCAGTGGTTTGGACATGTCCATTTTCAGAGGATCAATCATAGCCTTCTTGGAAGGAACATATTTCCTCCCGTCACGTACAACTTTATCCTGTCTCTTTGCCTTTGGCCCAACACACAgaggatttgtgtttgtgtcacattttGTGGGTGCACGTGTCTTTAGAGCAGAGTCCATCTCCATCCCTCCAGGCTTTTCTGAGGTCTCACTCAGCTGCTGAGCAGCAGTCTCGTTCTCCACTGCCTGCACGACTGCCACAGTGGCAGGGGTTTCTGGAGTTTGCACCCCCGCCTCATTTTCCTGTGGTGGGATAACTGTGTCAGTCTCAACCGGCGCCTCAGATGCAGCTCCCTCCTCTTGTGCATGTTGTTCATTGAGTGCTGGCTGAGCCTCTGTGCCTGTGTCCAGTGGTTGATCTCTGGGTGCTGTGGTGTCAGGGGTTGGCCCACTGTTTGCCCGGGTAGGACTCTGCATCGCTCCTGTCCTCTCAAATTGTTCATATGTTTCAATAAAAGCAGTTCctatagaaaaacacaaattacttttaattaCACCACAGTAAACCACAACTAAAACAGGCTTCTTTTTAAGGGAAAGGCATCTTCCCACAAGTAAAAAGCGGTGAGCTACATCTTTGTTTATCTGCGAGGCGACAGCTGGGGAAGCAGAGGATGAATGGGTTCACAACATTTGTATGACAAAGGAAGACTGAGGGACATTGAAGGCAGCCGGTGGAGGCTGTGACCCAATTCAGCAATATACTCTCTGTGAATAAAATGCCGGCAGAGACTTGTAGCATGCAAACATGTTCAAAACACGCTATTAGCATGCCCGATTAGCCTAAATTCACCGGTTTGCGGTCAAATCTGGCTGGAAACCTTCAGCATTTCCGACTGAAAGCTCCTAAAAAAACACTCTTCTCCTAAGCCCGGAAGTAAACACGCCctcgggagtgtgtgtgtgtggatacagAGGGCTGTAGATGTGAGGATATACAGAGGGATGTAGATGTGAGGATACCTGAGCTGCTCCGTCCGCACCAACATCTCCGCGTCGCACAAAGCTCAGCACTGCTGCAGACAGCGTGACGTCAGAGCTGACGACACGCGCGAGGGAATCATGGGagttgtattgttgttgtttccaggtCAATCCTTAATAGGATTTTGTGCTCGACTGAAACTATACCactctttataataataataataataataataataataattataattcaactgataattataataacaataaaaaataccCCAAAttacaagaagaaaaataattgttGCACTAAAATTGTTTTCAGGCTACTTCTATCCTGACtgcaatatttaatataatattcagcAATAAAGCTTTGAttccaaacatgtttttgttgtttctgcagaaatcgatatgagacaaactgtacGGATATCACAGGAAGGTGTGGTAAGcatagggttgcaaaattccgggaatattaaAGCTGGAAACCTTACCAATTAACGGGAATTAatgggaataaactggaaattgttagggtaatttatactaactgtatttaccttgtcatatgcagacataaatataaacattttgttttgtcataggcggATTTGAGCCCTGAGTAAACTTtaggcacttgactatatgcttctgcatatttgtgtcattcttaacatagatCTTTGCACAgtctttgcaaatgtacacagcctttccttctacattggctggggtgaaatgtctccacacatgagatagtgcacgtggcaatgttctgtagaataagatgagaaaaaagcgtgtaataaaaactaaagcaatgccagagataaaaaatagttggccaattggaatcgtctttacaaatattttacattgacggataaatgaatagaaataggctagatgaacagatgaacaatcctgaAGCATGCTTATATATTTTCCGCAGTAATATCAtcaaaacttacctgactagtcctgcacactacagcaggcctcaatagctctgctgtagtgtgaaggatgctgggaattgTCTGTGCAtatgatggagaaatgcacagtggagggttgaaattcaatgTGCAGCGTGTgttgcattccatacatctttaaaatagagttacCTCTCAAAATTCCCAAatttccagattactcttgaatatcgtgacaattatttaaaataagaaatatatgtctaaaataatttaaaggtTATGAGGGGAACCTTGAAAACGGCTTGGGGCTAGAAACTGCCAGTAGTTTTcccctgtgaatgtgtgttaaaGTAGATGTAGAAGAGCGGTTGAGCCCAGAAGGCCCAAACcggcagaattaataatgaaaataataaataaaacaaaagagcgaaaaacaaatactttgtaataagaaaaataaattggcataTTAACCAAAATAACAGTCAGATTTACCACATTCGCTGGTTTagaaacaatttcttaggagagctctagacatacacacacagaagtactaCTCACGCAGTAGGTGGGATTTGCTGCTGGTAATCATGAGG
The DNA window shown above is from Platichthys flesus chromosome 11, fPlaFle2.1, whole genome shotgun sequence and carries:
- the LOC133965533 gene encoding uncharacterized protein LOC133965533 isoform X1, whose protein sequence is MQSPTRANSGPTPDTTAPRDQPLDTGTEAQPALNEQHAQEEGAASEAPVETDTVIPPQENEAGVQTPETPATVAVVQAVENETAAQQLSETSEKPGGMEMDSALKTRAPTKCDTNTNPLCVGPKAKRQDKVVRDGRKYVPSKKAMIDPLKMDMSKPLVMPLTSSQLSLQCIECHIIFSDHKSKERHLKTSHPAEYEQCILRNALFACYVCDRHFTNSTELMVHQKAHIEKKPFKCQICGVAFKKSSELTIHKKIHFGQDGYACTDCGKPCKTFTLLKYHRRKHTGEKPYVCKECGKSFPMSKTLQKHMVSHLPEGAELDEHLAAAKAAKARVKKKDGASTVRYCCPICKAVFKTTKTRQHHMKSKHNMLPAPPRNAPPAGQQGKLGTPIITPISICQPGLLQLESIGPLQKVDSNIDTDQIRRLIESLGNVQKVNQVVILGQVPSHVPPLEMQQISHLAEQVNVSPPQIDFIGQSESKLIELDTLNHQCDPMEQTIILEPITPDDQLENPNFSELGSHMTIGESIELTFVQSEQTERPEGEVMNQILQQPEINTFQSDPVNQMVCQDEFSDLKQNLEQTFILELTPALMPTVELEQSKSLPTEEIPSSSLVPTTELEKIPGQTVIDEQEAGPLVPTFMSTVELELTPFQTEQQDVTTCPFVQSDTLTETPSEPQGNIKEHAKSLVQTESLDLIHNVMDGGAPQEMQEKPVQEPLEQESSEKLLVDTKTGQEPMSGVEDASAPKMVPSQLPQISELPVNVMSAQELVKVRKRKPARAFIFQGYTQEQFRSIRKEDLLIEAKPAKRQRTKKTHLVVKFGPPSKEKKIKKQKKPSQEDQPTGEKQITSNPSPKKASSQKKGRKGKTEREEGHLVSTAEIKSPSLNQEPQAQQIKEHTKQNKIKKQKEQAREGVMPASEHKTAALPIFKKKKQTKIMRKDQPKKAKDGKKKKNQAKKEDVNTDTASAEIQGPHTTQDPLVLLKGHKQPQLKVYKLDPSKASSQTQEDSAHDAQTMSQQSQDNKHPTSESADNLTAENKKKGGRPKKKQKALSLLSSLQVSRQPSETLPTKPKTTRKRKASSKVETEGVITSSRTKRALECKDCGERFSELSSLQKHKATVHTVESPSLTYTNGNIFEGVSRMDLYQLPKQSDTMVEVKNAAADWDTEPEMTELALEDRERSVCFPALIPSPSLPVPPSDVEMSADGEKCGSKTGADVQFHTSPHDCSLSDQVKNSEKPRNFPSESGLSASTRTKDFEIGAPLESDEAEEEKGLPQHPSRDSEVQANVDEDVKEDLLLEVDLVTVGEQNEKDESDPASSQESVAQDESKGNSESGSTETPTAPGQADETQMEKCLTWQTVSCSTHQVEIKEEEEDILVQRKKVEGKGAAKKNAARGRRRGRGHLKRGMMTKTFLGGDTVRGTESEKEQDECQVVYEKHAITTDSETHDEVLTGTKTLQPGTNPECEAEKAAAPAACLPHVPPALEESPEEQVVFELESVTTSVEEVMNEGEEHDREVDQSPGVTLEKFLTSRQRETADKEPCLRRSNQRQGLKNINANVFQVPGSQEIKVEENISDPILVEPSSQNRPRLNVQQHPHRDIRTVLVKEESSLVLNEAQASQGSRRIRWNVEPVDNENTATPLIQTEETINNRCITPEVNPKQCIFYPVKEEERELLLGATQTSRGSLTSEGSSVAHQTELQSADPALYEGSHATQDYQEIGVRGLLSEPGVDDFTHGHAEADAEWPHPPDFRDFLLRSSDEEERGELSEPQLDSEAEVMAYFDKNKTKDQTSLRLSTNQLLAPGDENRNREPIDYFSKYFGWDTWKEIANCTNKLSSMSNPVTAREVAQFVGIHVAMGTLKFPSPRLYWEDLTKVPLVADAMPLSRFLELTCRLKFASAAKDPVNSIIQEERHDVDFLNGQQVKTLPSSQCVISQQSDGESQLDKTNDPNTSETKTDPMWKVQPLLSRFKAGCQSLRRDGDYAVDQYLLPLNGKLHNYKVSLYCTTLVGFGGLLLHVDFKLNLSDKEDAVEKMVPKGSMVFLCKQELSTPALLERLLVAGVHGAGRVGGARGQIGDEFVSSDGKLMLRRSHCGFILSTAGNGQRSMASLTDNFEKAQMSALLNRDLRNLYPIPLTASAPTCWPQAVLWYLTDLALVNSWLLYRQDHKAPSAPLTLMAFRLEVSKALILSSGSDTQDSVPPQPPVEKTHSTSQTPKPTTVEECPLPDAATRYDGSGHWPEQLGEGEGGRCRFGDCQRTSRVLCLKCCVFLCISRNHNCFLNFHNHGSFGKE